A genome region from Mugil cephalus isolate CIBA_MC_2020 chromosome 13, CIBA_Mcephalus_1.1, whole genome shotgun sequence includes the following:
- the csgalnact2 gene encoding chondroitin sulfate N-acetylgalactosaminyltransferase 2, whose amino-acid sequence MPRRGLPLQGRARWLFLGLFLLLVLLLFAYLLECTPPADVSLVLPGIQGEPYGKEYYQALLQEHEERHLNRAASLKRQIAQLKQELQEMSEKLKLLQDKKEPPGVQGLAENKDQEPGDLLEYLHSQIDKAEVNTGARLPSEYALVPFESFTSSKVYQLEMGLTRHPEEKPVRKDRRDELVEVIEAALDIINNPDEEDGVEDDVPMQRQTYTEGHFTEGLYRTERDKGTLYELFFAKEDSSSFRHVTLFRPFGPLMKVRSTSVETSGMIINIIVPLAGRVETFSQFLQNFREVCVQQDRRVHLTVVYFGQEGLPDVKSSLEKMSREESFSNYTLVPVDEEFSRGRGLDIGAHAWKKGDVLMFFCDVDIHFNLEFLNTCRLHAAPNKKVFYPVVFSLYNPAIVYGNLELAPPIELQLIHKKDAGFWRDFGFGMTCQYRSDFLNIGGFDLEVKGWGVEDVHLYRKYLRSELIVTRTPVSGLFHLWHEKQCADELTPEQYRMCIQSKAMNEASHSHLGMLVFREEIEAHLRKQAFKTQSKTDA is encoded by the exons ATGCCCAGGCGGGGGTTGCCGCTCCAGGGTCGGGCCCGCTGGCTCTTCCTCGGCCTCTtcctgctgctggtgctgctgctgttcgcGTACCTGCTGGAGTGCACCCCGCCGGCGGACGTCAGCCTGGTCCTGCCGGGCATCCAAGGGGAGCCCTACGGGAAGGAGTACTACCAGGCCCTGCTGCAGGAGCACGAGGAGCGCCACCTGAACCGCGCCGCCAGTCTCAAGCGCCAAATCGCCCAGCTCAAGCAGGAGCTCCAGGAGATGAGCGAGAAGCTGAAGCTCCTGCAGGACAAGAAGGAGCCCCCGGGGGTGCAGGGCCTCGCCGAGAATAAAGACCAGGAGCCCGGCGACCTGCTGGAGTACCTGCACTCTCAGATCGACAAGGCCGAGGTGAACACGGGGGCCCGTTTGCCGAGCGAGTACGCCCTGGTGCCTTTCGAGAGCTTCACCTCATCCAAGGTGTACCAGCTGGAGATGGGGCTGACGCGACACCCGGAGGAGAAGCCCGTGCGGAAGGACCGCAGGGACGAGCTGGTGGAGGTCATCGAGGCGGCGCTGGACATCATCAACAACCCGGATGAGGAGGACGGCGTGGAGGACGACGTGCCGATGCAGAGGCAGACTTACACAGAGGGTCACTTCACGGAAG GACTGTACAGGACGGAGAGGGACAAAGGGACGCTTTATGAGCTTTTCTTCGCTAAAGAGGATTCCAGCAGCTTCCGTCACGTCACGCTGTTCAGACCTTTCGGCCCGCTAATGAAAGTCAGGAGCACGTCCGTGGAAACATCGGGAATGATTATTAACATCATCGTGCCACTGGCAGGCAGAGTGGAAACGTTCTCACAGTTCTTACAAAATTTCAG GGAGGTGTGCGTGCAGCAGGACAGGCGTGTTCATCTCACCGTGGTGTATTTCGGGCAGGAAGGCCTACCGGATGTCAAGTCATCTTTGGAAAAAATGTCGAG GGAGGAGAGCTTCTCCAATTACACCCTGGTCCCGGTGGACGAGGAGTTTTCCCGCGGTCGGGGTTTGGACATCGGAGCGCACGCGTGGAAGAAAGGAGACGTCctgatgtttttctgtgacGTCGACATCCATTTCAACCTCGAGTTCCTGAACACCTGCCGCCTCCACGCGGCGCCGA acaAGAAAGTCTTCTATCCTGTGGTGTTCAGTCTGTACAATCCTGCCATAGTCTATGGAAATTTGGAGCTGGCTCCACCGATTGAACTCCAGTTG ATTCACAAAAAGGACGCTGGATTCTGGAGAGACTTTGGCTTTGGAATGACGTGTCAGTATCGCTCAGATTTTCTAAACATCG GCGGTTTCGACCTGGAGGTGAAAGGCTGGGGCGTGGAAGACGTCCACCTGTACAGGAAGTATCTCCGGAGCGAGCTGATAGTGACCAGGACGCCGGTGTCCGGCCTGTTCCACCTGTGGCACGAGAAGCAGTGCGCGGACGAGCTGACGCCGGAGCAGTACCGCATGTGCATCCAGTCCAAAGCCATGAACGAGGCCTCCCACTCCCACCTGGGCATGCTGGTTTTCCGCGAGGAGATCGAGGCCCACCTACGCAAGCAGGCCTTCAAGACTCAGAGCAAAACCGACGCCTGA